In Perognathus longimembris pacificus isolate PPM17 chromosome 3, ASM2315922v1, whole genome shotgun sequence, a single window of DNA contains:
- the Kcnj5 gene encoding G protein-activated inward rectifier potassium channel 4, which yields MAGDSRNAMNQDMEIGVTSQNPTKIPKQARDYVPIATDRTRLLAEGKKPRQRYMEKSGKCNVHHGNVQETYRYLSDLFTTLVDLKWRFNLLVFTMVYTITWLFFGFIWWLIAYIRGDLDHVGDQEWIPCVENLSGFVSAFLFSIETETTIGYGFRVITEKCPEGIILLLVQAILGSIVNAFMVGCMFVKISQPKKRAETLMFSNNAVISMRDEKLCLMFRVGDLRNSHIVEASIRAKLIKSRQTKEGEFIPLNQTDINVGFDTGDDRLFLVSPLIISHEINEKSPFWEMSRAQLDQEEFEVVVILEGMVEATGMTCQARSSYMDTEVLWGHRFTPVLTLEKGFYEVDYNTFHDTYETNTPSCCAKELAEMKREGRLLQCLPSPPMLGACTEAEQDAEAEQDIQDKTDVLRGSQETRGSV from the exons ATGGCTGGTGATTCTAGGAATGCCATGAACCAGGACATGGAGATTGGGGTGACTTCCCAGAACCCCACGAAGATTCCGAAGCAGGCTCGTGATTATGTACCCATTGCCACCGACCGCACTCGCCTGCTGGCCGAAGGCAAGAAGCCCCGGCAGCGCTACATGGAGAAGAGCGGGAAATGTAACGTCCACCACGGCAACGTGCAGGAAACCTACCGCTACCTGAGTGACCTCTTCACCACCCTGGTGGACCTCAAGTGGCGCTTCAACCTGCTGGTTTTCACCATGGTCTACACCATCACCTGGCTCTTCTTTGGTTTCATCTGGTGGCTCATCGCGTACATCCGGGGTGATCTGGACCATGTGGGTGACCAGGAGTGGATTCCTTGTGTGGAAAACCTCAGTGGCTTTGTGTCTGCTTTCTTGTTCTCCATTGAGACAGAGACCACCATCGGCTATGGCTTCAGGGTCATCACAGAGAAGTGTCCAGAAGGGATCATTCTCCTCCTGGTCCAGGCTATCCTGGGCTCCATCGTCAATGCGTTCATGGTGGGTTGTATGTTTGTCAAGATcagccagcccaagaagagagCTGAGACCCTCATGTTCTCCAACAATGCGGTCATCTCCATGCGGGACGAGAAGCTGTGCCTCATGTTCCGGGTGGGCGACCTCCGGAACTCCCACATCGTGGAGGCGTCCATCCGGGCCAAGCTCATCAAATCTCGGCAGACCAAAGAAGGGGAGTTCATCCCCCTGAACCAGACCGACATTAACGTGGGCTTTGATACTGGCGATGACCGCCTCTTCCTGGTGTCCCCACTCATCATCTCCCACGAGATCAATGAGAAGAGTCCTTTCTGGGAGATGTCGAGGGCTCAGCTGGATCAGGAGGAGTTCGAAGTGGTGGTCATTCTAGAAGGGATGGTGGAAGCAACAG GTATGACCTGCCAAGCACGAAGCTCCTACATGGATACAGAGGTGCTGTGGGGCCACCGGTTCACACCAGTTCTTACCTTGGAGAAGGGCTTCTATGAGGTGGACTACAACACCTTCCACGACACCTATGAAACCAATACACCCAGCTGCTGTGCCAAGGAGCTGGCAGAAATGAAGCGGGAAGGCCGACTCCTCCAGTGCCTTCCTAGCCCCCCAATGCTCGGGGCCTGTACTGAGGCAGAGCAGGATGCAGAGGCTGAACAGGATATACAAGATAAGACTGATGTGCTACGTGGGTCCCAGGAGACCAGGGGCTCGGTGTGA